In one Melopsittacus undulatus isolate bMelUnd1 chromosome 4, bMelUnd1.mat.Z, whole genome shotgun sequence genomic region, the following are encoded:
- the LOC101867768 gene encoding ferritin light chain-like isoform X1 codes for MAEPRSKRPRGTLPACQAHRAGPSSRVRHSFPAAVEEGVCGVTSALLELAYCLQALVRRRDRERVPPAPCPSSHRAGEYFDQSHVALPNVSKFFLHQALEERKAAEALMKYQQERGGHYCSKTIQKPNCEYAVGLMKALELAMVQWKTMVRYFEELYALSIENADPHSASTIKKQFIGPKIQKIKLMGDLLTNARRLDCSQDGRNSLGDYFMDRLQEEFRTGIEPCLPLQQCTGAAEALKQPPRESSQHRNGIGPICATIHCATMLPQRNGGIGAKVKQGREGL; via the exons ATGGCTGAGCCGCGCTCCAAGCGGCCCCGCGGGACGCTCCCCGCCTGCCAGGCGCACCGCGCAGGGCCCAGCAGCCGTGTGAGGCACAGCTTCCCGGCCGCCGTGGAGGAGGGAGTCTGCGGCGTCACCAGCGCGCTGCTGGAGCTCGCATACTGCCTGCAGGCGCTGGTAAGGCGGAGGGACCGGGAGAGGGTGCCCCCTGCGCCCTGCCCGAGCAGCCACCGGGCG GGTGAATATTTTGATCAGTCACATGTGGCTCTACCAAATGTTTCAAAGTTCTTCTTGCATCAAGctctggaagagagaaaagctgcAGAGGCTTTGATGAAGTATCAACAAGAAAGAGGTGGTCATTACTGTTCTAAAACCATTCAG AAACCAAACTGTGAGTATGCAGTTGGACTGATGAAAGCCCTGGAACTAGCAATGGTACAGTGGAAAACTATGGTACGGTATTTTGAAGAGCTTTATGCCCTGAGTATTGAAAATGCCGACCCTCATAGCGCAAGCACTATCAAGAAACAATTTATTGGGCCCAAAATCCAGAAGATCAAGCTGATGGGGGATCTGCTGACCAATGCTCGCAGGCTTGACTGTTCCCAGGATGGCAGAAATAGTCTTGGGGATTACTTTATGGACCGGTTGCAGGAAGAGTTCAGAACAGGCATAGagccctgcctgcctctgcagcagtgtacaggagctgcagaggctCTGAAGCAACCCCCAAGAGAATCTTCCCAGCATAGAAATGGCATAGGGCCAATCTGCGCAACCATACACTGTGCTACCATGCTGCCACAGCGTAATGGTGGGATAGGAGCAAAAGtgaagcagggcagggagggtcTTTAA
- the LOC101867768 gene encoding ferritin light chain-like isoform X2 yields MAEPRSKRPRGTLPACQAHRAGPSSRVRHSFPAAVEEGVCGVTSALLELAYCLQALGEYFDQSHVALPNVSKFFLHQALEERKAAEALMKYQQERGGHYCSKTIQKPNCEYAVGLMKALELAMVQWKTMVRYFEELYALSIENADPHSASTIKKQFIGPKIQKIKLMGDLLTNARRLDCSQDGRNSLGDYFMDRLQEEFRTGIEPCLPLQQCTGAAEALKQPPRESSQHRNGIGPICATIHCATMLPQRNGGIGAKVKQGREGL; encoded by the exons ATGGCTGAGCCGCGCTCCAAGCGGCCCCGCGGGACGCTCCCCGCCTGCCAGGCGCACCGCGCAGGGCCCAGCAGCCGTGTGAGGCACAGCTTCCCGGCCGCCGTGGAGGAGGGAGTCTGCGGCGTCACCAGCGCGCTGCTGGAGCTCGCATACTGCCTGCAGGCGCTG GGTGAATATTTTGATCAGTCACATGTGGCTCTACCAAATGTTTCAAAGTTCTTCTTGCATCAAGctctggaagagagaaaagctgcAGAGGCTTTGATGAAGTATCAACAAGAAAGAGGTGGTCATTACTGTTCTAAAACCATTCAG AAACCAAACTGTGAGTATGCAGTTGGACTGATGAAAGCCCTGGAACTAGCAATGGTACAGTGGAAAACTATGGTACGGTATTTTGAAGAGCTTTATGCCCTGAGTATTGAAAATGCCGACCCTCATAGCGCAAGCACTATCAAGAAACAATTTATTGGGCCCAAAATCCAGAAGATCAAGCTGATGGGGGATCTGCTGACCAATGCTCGCAGGCTTGACTGTTCCCAGGATGGCAGAAATAGTCTTGGGGATTACTTTATGGACCGGTTGCAGGAAGAGTTCAGAACAGGCATAGagccctgcctgcctctgcagcagtgtacaggagctgcagaggctCTGAAGCAACCCCCAAGAGAATCTTCCCAGCATAGAAATGGCATAGGGCCAATCTGCGCAACCATACACTGTGCTACCATGCTGCCACAGCGTAATGGTGGGATAGGAGCAAAAGtgaagcagggcagggagggtcTTTAA
- the MYOD1 gene encoding myoblast determination protein 1 has translation MDLLGPMEMTEGSLCSFTAADDFYDDPCFNTSDMHFFEDLDPRLVHVGGLLKPEEHPHHHGHHHGHPHEEEHVRAPSGHHQAGRCLLWACKACKRKTTNADRRKAATMRERRRLSKVNEAFETLKRCTSTNPNQRLPKVEILRNAIRYIESLQALLREQEDAYYPVLEHYSGESDASSPRSNCSDGMMEYSGPPCNSRRRNSYDSSYYTESPNDPKHGKSSVVSSLDCLSSIVERISTDNSTCPILPPVETVAEGSPCSPPEGASLNDSGAQIPSPTNCTPLPQDNSSSNPIYQVL, from the exons ATGGACTTACTGGGCCCTATGGAAATGACGGAGggctccctctgctccttcacAGCCGCTGATGACTTCTATGATGACCCGTGCTTCAACACATCGGACATGCACTTCTTTGAGGACCTGGACCCCCGGCTGGTGCATGTGGGGGGTCTGCTGAAGCCCGAGGAGCACCCACACCACCACGGGCATCACCACGGGCACCCACACGAGGAGGAGCACGTCCGGGCACCCAGTGGGCACCACCAGGCTGGCCGCTGCCTGCTGTGGGCCTGCAAGGCTTGCAAGAGGAAGACCACTAATGCTGACCGCCGTAAGGCTGCCACCATGAGAGAGCGGCGGCGGCTCAGCAAGGTCAATGAGGCCTTTGAGACTCTGAAGCGTTGCACCTCCACCAACCCCAACCAGCGCCTGCCCAAGGTGGAGATCCTGCGCAATGCCATCCGCTACATTGAGAgcctgcaggcactgctgcGGGAGCAGGAGGATGCTTACTaccctgtgctggagcactACAGTGGGGAATCCGATGCCTCCAGTCCCCGCTCCAACTGCTCTGATGGCATG ATGGAGTACAGCGGGCCTCCTTGCAACTCCCGCAGAAGAAACAGCTATGACAGCAGCTACTACACAGAATCACCAAATG ATCCAAAGCATGGGAAGAGTTCTGTTGTTTCCAGCCTTGATTGCCTCTCCAGCATTGTAGAGAGGATTTCCACAGATAACTCCACATGTCCTATACTGCCTCCAGTGGAAACTGTTGCTGAAGGGAGTCCCTGTTCCCCCCCAGAAGGAGCGAGCCTGAATGACAGTGGAGCCCAGATTCCTTCTCCCACCAACTGCACCCCACTTCCCCAggataacagcagcagcaaccctATCTACCAAGTGTTATAA